One Bacteroidales bacterium genomic region harbors:
- a CDS encoding insulinase family protein: MHELKNGIRLIHQHTDSPVAYSALMINAGSRDELNHEIGAAHLAEHLIFKETHKRKAYHILNRLENVGGDLNAYTTKEDTCIHAAFLNEHYARALELFSDIVFGHKITKDAFDIEKKVVSDEIKSYMDNPSEMIFDHFDELLFSGHPLGNSTLGTIQQIKKINIPSVEQFISRNYIPGQIVISSVGNIPFKRLVYFVEKYMSHYPPGTKEVSRQVPAVAPSFSVSCNKKNHQVHCIMGRTCESSDRKFRIAMTMLTNLLGGPGMNTRLNMSMRERNGWVYHVEASYTPYSDVGVFNIYFGTDKIYLDQCLSQVKRELAKLKNTLLKDSQLKKLQQQIIGQLAIGSDNSDARMLSNGKSLLMYHHVDNLQDICKQIIDIDARYLNDVANRVFDHLNILVYQ, encoded by the coding sequence ATGCATGAGCTAAAGAATGGTATCCGTTTGATACATCAGCATACAGATTCGCCGGTAGCATATAGTGCATTAATGATCAATGCGGGGTCACGCGATGAATTGAATCATGAAATCGGAGCAGCTCATCTGGCGGAGCATTTAATTTTTAAGGAGACGCATAAGCGTAAAGCATATCATATCCTCAATCGACTTGAAAATGTGGGTGGGGATCTGAATGCTTATACGACCAAGGAAGATACATGTATTCATGCTGCTTTTCTCAATGAACATTATGCCCGGGCCCTTGAGTTATTCAGCGATATTGTGTTCGGCCATAAAATAACGAAAGATGCTTTCGACATAGAAAAGAAAGTAGTCTCGGATGAAATCAAGTCATATATGGATAACCCTTCCGAGATGATTTTTGATCATTTTGACGAACTTTTATTTTCCGGACATCCATTGGGTAATAGTACGTTAGGAACTATTCAGCAAATCAAAAAGATAAATATCCCATCAGTTGAACAATTCATATCCAGAAATTATATTCCCGGACAAATTGTTATATCATCGGTGGGTAATATACCTTTTAAACGGCTGGTGTATTTTGTTGAGAAATATATGTCTCATTATCCACCCGGTACAAAGGAGGTATCCCGTCAAGTTCCGGCCGTTGCACCTTCTTTTTCCGTATCCTGTAACAAGAAAAATCACCAGGTACATTGTATAATGGGAAGGACATGTGAAAGTTCCGACCGGAAGTTCCGGATAGCTATGACCATGTTGACCAACCTGTTGGGTGGCCCGGGAATGAATACCCGATTAAATATGTCGATGAGAGAGCGTAATGGCTGGGTTTATCATGTAGAGGCTTCCTACACACCTTATTCGGATGTGGGGGTATTCAACATTTATTTTGGAACCGACAAGATCTATCTGGATCAATGCTTATCGCAGGTCAAACGGGAGTTGGCCAAACTTAAGAATACATTGTTAAAGGATAGTCAGTTAAAAAAGTTGCAGCAACAGATCATCGGACAACTGGCGATCGGTTCGGATAACAGCGACGCTAGGATGTTGTCCAATGGGAAAAGCCTGCTCATGTATCATCATGTAGATAACCTGCAGGATATATGCAAGCAGATTATCGATATTGATGCCCGCTATCTGAATGATGTGGCTAACAGGGTATTCGATCACCTAAATATCTTGGTATATCAATAA
- a CDS encoding O-methyltransferase, with protein sequence MKEALQEYIYHHLGPESELLSELYRQTHLRVLYPEMVSGHEQGRLLSMISHMVRPERILEIGTFTGYSAICLAEGLPPQGRLYTIDKNDELKEMSDTFFRKAGLQEKIVSYIGDALEIIPRIDDLFDLVFIDAAKKEYLEYYHAVFDKVKQGGYILVDNILWYNKIYDHQIQDATTEKLRIFNDFVRKDERVEKAIIENRDGLFILRKK encoded by the coding sequence ATGAAAGAAGCATTACAGGAATATATATATCACCATTTAGGGCCGGAAAGTGAATTATTGTCTGAACTTTATCGCCAAACGCACCTTCGTGTACTGTATCCGGAAATGGTATCCGGTCATGAGCAAGGACGTTTACTTAGTATGATCAGTCATATGGTACGACCTGAACGAATACTGGAAATCGGTACATTTACCGGTTATTCGGCCATTTGTTTGGCGGAAGGATTGCCACCTCAGGGACGTTTGTATACCATAGATAAGAATGACGAATTAAAAGAAATGTCGGATACTTTTTTTAGAAAAGCCGGGTTACAAGAGAAAATTGTTTCTTATATCGGAGATGCCCTTGAGATCATTCCCAGGATAGATGATTTATTTGACCTTGTTTTCATCGATGCTGCAAAAAAAGAATATCTGGAATATTATCATGCTGTATTCGATAAGGTCAAACAGGGTGGATATATCCTTGTAGATAATATATTGTGGTATAATAAAATATATGACCATCAGATTCAGGATGCCACTACGGAAAAACTGAGAATATTCAATGATTTTGTGCGTAAAGACGAGCGGGTAGAAAAAGCAATCATTGAAAACAGGGATGGGCTATTTATTTTACGTAAAAAATGA
- a CDS encoding MerR family transcriptional regulator → MPNYSIKDLENLTGIQAHTIRIWEQRYKLLSPERTPTNIRIYSDKDLRKLLSVALLNNNGLKISKIAKLSDTDVAEAVLRLAESTDSNLENHINTLKLIMIEMNEAKFEKLFSHLVLQMGFEETIMRVFVPFFKRLAYLWQTESVSLIQIYFISSLFKQKLYVAIDGLTTAEAVDKKTFILFLPKTEFLDNNLIFCNYLSRKAGHKVYYFGVSSPADEIIDLLQKNPGCYLISVVSMAQIDVTAYYNKILAACNDGQQLVVSGNQANIIKISDPRFTYFEDLADYKKMLDNL, encoded by the coding sequence ATGCCTAATTATTCCATTAAAGACCTTGAAAACCTTACGGGAATTCAAGCACATACAATAAGGATCTGGGAACAGAGATATAAACTTCTTTCTCCGGAACGGACGCCTACAAACATCCGGATATATTCTGATAAAGATTTACGGAAGTTACTCAGTGTGGCTTTATTGAACAATAATGGTTTGAAAATTTCCAAAATCGCTAAATTATCTGATACAGACGTCGCGGAAGCAGTGCTTCGGCTGGCTGAAAGTACCGATAGCAATCTCGAAAATCATATCAATACATTAAAGTTGATTATGATTGAAATGAATGAAGCCAAATTCGAAAAATTATTCAGCCATTTGGTGTTACAGATGGGCTTTGAAGAAACCATCATGCGGGTTTTTGTCCCATTTTTCAAAAGATTGGCCTATTTATGGCAAACCGAATCCGTATCCCTTATACAGATATATTTTATTTCTTCGTTGTTCAAGCAAAAACTATATGTTGCCATCGACGGGTTAACTACGGCAGAAGCTGTCGATAAAAAGACATTTATATTGTTTCTCCCTAAGACGGAATTTCTGGATAATAATTTGATTTTCTGTAATTATCTTTCGAGGAAAGCAGGTCACAAAGTATATTATTTTGGAGTCTCTTCTCCAGCAGATGAAATCATAGACTTGTTACAGAAAAATCCGGGATGTTACCTGATTTCAGTAGTCAGTATGGCACAGATCGATGTAACGGCCTATTATAATAAAATACTGGCAGCTTGTAACGATGGTCAGCAATTAGTTGTTTCAGGAAACCAGGCTAATATTATCAAAATTTCTGATC